In Acidobacteriota bacterium, one DNA window encodes the following:
- a CDS encoding acetyl ornithine aminotransferase family protein, with protein sequence MHTHDVADDKTYKQFGPKLKTELPGPKAKAIIEADDRLMSPSYTRSYPLVAKRGRGARMEDVDGNEFLDFSAGIAVTSTGHCHPDVVKAIHNQSSEFIHMSGTDFYYEGMVALAERLSKVAPMKGPHRFYYGNSGAEAIECALKLARYHTGRQSIIAFLGSFHGRTMGALSLTASKTQQKRRFSPLVPGVVHVPYPYAYRGCPAGQTEESFALGCAHYIEEKLFKTILPAEEVAAIFVEAIQGEGGYVVAPTVFMQELRGICDRHGILLVVDEVQSGAGRTGKWWAVQHTGVEPDIVCMAKGIASGMPLSVCMSKAGIMDWKPGSHASTFGGNPVAIAAALATMDVIEREGLENASALGNEMKARAETWMSKYGIVGDVRGRGLMIAIEIVKDRESREAYGAARDRIVNMAFEQGLLLLGCGETSIRLSPPLTILPEEATIAMDILESCIAESCKANY encoded by the coding sequence ATGCATACGCATGATGTGGCAGATGACAAGACCTATAAGCAGTTTGGGCCGAAGCTGAAGACAGAGTTACCCGGCCCTAAAGCAAAGGCGATTATCGAGGCTGACGATCGCCTGATGAGCCCAAGCTACACGCGGAGCTATCCGCTGGTTGCCAAGCGCGGGCGCGGCGCTCGCATGGAGGATGTCGATGGCAACGAGTTCCTCGACTTTTCCGCTGGTATCGCGGTGACATCGACCGGACATTGCCACCCCGATGTTGTGAAAGCGATCCACAATCAGTCGTCGGAGTTCATTCACATGAGCGGGACTGACTTCTACTACGAGGGAATGGTTGCCCTGGCGGAACGGTTGAGCAAGGTGGCGCCGATGAAGGGGCCGCACAGGTTTTACTACGGAAACTCCGGCGCGGAAGCCATCGAGTGTGCATTGAAGCTGGCGCGCTATCACACAGGACGGCAAAGCATCATTGCGTTCCTCGGTTCGTTTCACGGCAGAACGATGGGCGCGCTCTCGCTGACGGCTTCGAAGACACAACAAAAGCGCCGGTTTTCACCGCTTGTTCCCGGCGTTGTTCACGTACCGTACCCCTATGCGTATCGCGGGTGCCCCGCGGGGCAGACGGAGGAGTCGTTTGCACTGGGATGCGCGCATTATATCGAAGAGAAGCTCTTCAAGACGATCCTGCCTGCCGAAGAGGTCGCCGCAATCTTTGTTGAGGCCATCCAGGGAGAAGGCGGATACGTGGTTGCACCCACAGTCTTCATGCAGGAGTTACGGGGGATCTGCGACCGGCATGGAATTCTGCTCGTCGTGGATGAAGTGCAATCCGGAGCAGGACGCACCGGCAAGTGGTGGGCCGTGCAACATACCGGCGTCGAGCCGGACATTGTGTGCATGGCCAAGGGCATAGCGAGCGGAATGCCGCTCAGCGTGTGCATGTCAAAGGCAGGGATCATGGATTGGAAGCCGGGCAGCCATGCCTCCACCTTTGGCGGCAACCCGGTCGCCATCGCAGCAGCGCTGGCGACGATGGACGTGATCGAGCGAGAAGGGCTGGAAAACGCCAGCGCCCTTGGCAACGAGATGAAGGCACGCGCGGAGACGTGGATGTCGAAGTATGGGATTGTCGGCGACGTCCGTGGCCGCGGACTGATGATCGCCATCGAGATCGTCAAAGACCGGGAGAGCCGCGAGGCTTACGGCGCTGCGCGCGACCGGATCGTCAATATGGCGTTTGAGCAAGGTCTCCTGTTGCTGGGGTGCGGTGAGACCAGCATCAGATTGTCTCCTCCCCTGACCATACTGCCCGAAGAGGCAACCATTGCAATGGATATCCTCGAAAGCTGCATCGCCGAAAGCTGTAAAGCGAACTACTGA
- a CDS encoding MFS transporter has protein sequence MSDRSQSHVRFLIITMLFVASCFSYGDRVVLSIAGGDLSHKLGLTPLQLGYLFSGFSWAYVLAQLPAGGLLDRFGSKRIYGISIVCWSICALLAGFVGFLPAAMGFAALFALRFLSGLAQSPVFPGNGRIVAAWFPTAERGRASAIFNSSQYFALVAFGPVMGWLVHRYGWMACFWFGGALSLLLSFVWFKVIYSVKTHPRISDAEISYIEEGGGLANMDRSLAAGANPNQLTWSAIRKLLGYRMLVGIYIGQYCITTLTWFFLTWFPVYLNQARHISIMKTGFLVAVPALCGSIGGVFGGIVSDRLLRDGHSLTFARKVPIVMGMALSMTMILCNYVNTQTVVILLMSLAFFGKGFGALGWTVISDVSPRNMIGINGGLFNLIGNLAGITTPIIIGFIVQKTGSFNLALVFVGFTALAAIIAYLPLVGTIHRVDFAPAAERAVS, from the coding sequence ATGTCAGACAGAAGCCAATCTCATGTTCGCTTTCTGATCATCACCATGCTGTTCGTGGCGAGCTGCTTCAGCTATGGAGACAGGGTCGTACTCTCTATCGCCGGTGGCGACCTTTCGCACAAGCTCGGATTGACGCCGCTGCAACTGGGCTATCTCTTTTCCGGATTCAGTTGGGCTTATGTTCTTGCGCAATTGCCCGCAGGCGGCCTGCTCGATCGGTTCGGCTCAAAGCGTATCTACGGCATCAGCATTGTCTGTTGGTCCATCTGCGCGCTGCTTGCCGGGTTTGTAGGATTCCTTCCTGCTGCCATGGGCTTTGCTGCTTTGTTTGCGCTGCGTTTTCTCTCGGGCCTCGCACAATCTCCTGTGTTTCCAGGCAATGGGCGCATCGTCGCGGCCTGGTTCCCTACTGCTGAACGCGGACGTGCCTCTGCCATCTTCAACTCGTCGCAGTATTTTGCTCTCGTCGCATTTGGGCCTGTGATGGGATGGCTGGTCCATCGCTATGGATGGATGGCGTGCTTCTGGTTCGGAGGCGCTCTCAGCCTGTTGCTTAGCTTCGTATGGTTCAAGGTCATCTACAGCGTAAAGACTCACCCGCGCATCAGCGACGCAGAGATCAGCTACATCGAAGAAGGCGGCGGGCTGGCAAACATGGACCGCAGTCTCGCAGCGGGAGCCAATCCGAATCAGCTCACATGGTCAGCCATTCGCAAGCTGCTTGGCTATCGCATGCTGGTTGGCATTTACATTGGCCAGTACTGCATCACGACCCTGACGTGGTTTTTTCTGACGTGGTTTCCTGTGTACCTCAACCAGGCGCGTCATATCTCAATTATGAAGACCGGATTCCTGGTCGCGGTGCCGGCGCTCTGCGGATCGATCGGTGGCGTCTTCGGCGGCATCGTCTCAGATCGTCTGCTGAGAGATGGGCATTCCCTGACCTTTGCGCGCAAGGTTCCGATTGTGATGGGCATGGCGCTTTCGATGACGATGATTCTGTGCAACTACGTCAATACGCAGACGGTCGTCATCCTGCTGATGTCGCTTGCCTTCTTCGGTAAAGGCTTTGGCGCGCTGGGATGGACTGTCATCTCCGATGTCTCACCGCGAAACATGATCGGCATCAACGGCGGTCTGTTCAACCTGATCGGCAACCTCGCAGGAATCACAACGCCCATCATCATCGGGTTTATTGTGCAGAAGACGGGATCGTTCAACCTCGCGCTGGTCTTCGTTGGATTTACAGCGCTTGCCGCGATCATTGCTTATCTGCCGCTTGTGGGCACGATCCATCGCGTCGATTTCGCACCTGCCGCAGAGAGGGCTGTCTCCTGA
- a CDS encoding aldehyde dehydrogenase family protein has protein sequence MTVDTTASVGQETKDLLKQLGVDCHEYSVGNLDVHTPVTGEVIAQVSTVGTADAAEAISTAHSAFLEWRTVPAPKRGELVRLLGEELRSALPVLGRLVTIETGKLLSEGFGEVQEMIDICTFAAGLSRQLSGLTIPSERAGHRMMETWHPLGVVGIISAFNFPAAVWSWNAALALVCGNAIVWKPSEKTPLTALAVQAIFERAAAKAGNVPAGLSALLIGDASIGQQLVDSPLVPLLSATGSTAMGRAVGPRLAARFARAILELGGNNAAIVCPSADLGLALRAIAFSAMGTAGQRCTTLRRLIVHESVYGTLVAQLKQVYASVVIGDPRDTGTLVGPLIDGRSFRAMQAALDEAHSAGATVTGGERVNAKDLPGAFYVRPALVEVPVQTGAVKRETFAPILYVMKYGDFADALALHNDVPQGLSSAIFTLNMREAEEFLSSTGSDCGIANVNIGTSGAEIGGAFGGEKETGGGRESGSDAWKQYMRRATNTINYGTALPLAQGVSFDIG, from the coding sequence ATGACTGTAGACACCACAGCTTCGGTCGGTCAGGAAACCAAGGACCTGCTAAAGCAGTTGGGTGTGGATTGCCACGAATACTCAGTCGGCAACCTTGATGTTCATACTCCCGTTACAGGCGAGGTGATTGCGCAGGTTTCTACGGTCGGCACAGCAGACGCTGCTGAAGCGATCTCCACCGCACACTCTGCCTTTCTGGAATGGCGGACAGTACCTGCGCCGAAGCGAGGAGAGCTGGTTCGCCTGCTGGGCGAAGAGCTGCGCTCGGCGCTGCCCGTGCTTGGCCGTCTTGTCACCATCGAGACCGGAAAGCTGCTGTCGGAAGGGTTTGGCGAGGTGCAGGAGATGATCGACATCTGCACCTTTGCCGCAGGTCTCTCGCGCCAGCTCAGCGGACTGACGATTCCATCGGAGCGCGCCGGGCACCGCATGATGGAGACATGGCACCCGCTGGGCGTGGTGGGAATCATCTCCGCATTCAACTTTCCCGCTGCTGTATGGTCTTGGAATGCCGCGCTGGCGCTGGTGTGTGGAAATGCGATCGTCTGGAAGCCCTCCGAGAAGACGCCCCTTACGGCGCTTGCGGTACAGGCTATCTTTGAGCGCGCCGCTGCAAAGGCCGGTAACGTTCCGGCAGGCCTGTCAGCCTTATTGATCGGAGACGCATCGATTGGACAACAGCTCGTCGATTCGCCTCTTGTCCCACTGCTTTCGGCAACTGGATCGACAGCGATGGGCCGCGCCGTAGGCCCGCGTCTCGCCGCACGATTTGCGCGCGCCATCCTGGAACTCGGCGGGAACAATGCAGCGATCGTCTGTCCAAGCGCGGACCTCGGGCTCGCGCTGCGGGCCATTGCATTCTCGGCAATGGGAACAGCCGGTCAGCGGTGTACGACCTTGCGCAGGCTGATCGTTCATGAGTCTGTCTACGGGACTCTGGTCGCCCAGCTCAAGCAGGTGTACGCCTCGGTCGTCATTGGCGACCCGCGTGACACAGGTACACTGGTTGGCCCACTGATCGATGGGCGGTCGTTTCGCGCAATGCAGGCCGCGCTCGACGAAGCGCACAGCGCAGGCGCTACCGTGACGGGTGGCGAACGAGTCAATGCGAAAGACCTTCCCGGTGCGTTTTATGTTCGGCCTGCGCTGGTTGAAGTGCCGGTTCAGACAGGGGCCGTGAAACGCGAGACCTTCGCCCCCATCCTCTATGTGATGAAGTACGGTGATTTTGCCGACGCGCTCGCATTGCATAACGATGTGCCGCAGGGTCTTTCGTCGGCGATCTTCACGCTCAACATGCGCGAGGCTGAAGAGTTTCTTTCCTCCACTGGATCGGACTGCGGTATCGCCAACGTCAATATCGGGACCTCCGGCGCTGAGATCGGCGGGGCCTTTGGCGGCGAAAAAGAGACTGGCGGCGGCAGAGAGTCCGGCTCCGATGCGTGGAAGCAATACATGCGCCGCGCCACCAACACCATTAACTATGGAACCGCGCTGCCACTGGCCCAGGGCGTGAGTTTCGATATTGGCTGA
- a CDS encoding LysR family transcriptional regulator, whose amino-acid sequence MFELKQLQYFLVVADELHFGRASRRLHITQSPLSRQIQLLEHTLGFQLFTRTNRSVQLTPAGHAFRAEARHLLAMAENSVSVARRHSQGQAGILKMGFTAGSSYRHLPRLLTRISAALKDVEIVLEEMVTVQQIEALKSGQIDLGLGRQPPNHQQTDGVCIAQEPLRLAVPSGHRLARKQNIRLEEIQSEPMITFSPKDGFYFYALIDSLFRRGNLSPTYVQHVSQIHSILALVSAGLGVALVPETAEALHFENVRFRKLNVPEVHADLYLIWRRNSGNPAVRAFVDVIRKRSL is encoded by the coding sequence ATGTTCGAGCTAAAGCAGCTTCAGTACTTTCTGGTTGTCGCTGATGAACTGCACTTCGGGCGCGCTTCCCGGAGACTGCACATTACGCAGTCTCCCCTCAGCAGGCAGATTCAACTGCTGGAGCACACCCTCGGGTTTCAGCTCTTTACTCGAACAAACCGTAGTGTCCAATTAACCCCGGCAGGACACGCCTTCCGGGCCGAGGCCAGGCACCTTCTTGCCATGGCTGAGAACTCGGTCTCGGTGGCCCGGCGGCATTCGCAGGGACAGGCGGGCATATTGAAGATGGGATTTACCGCAGGTTCCAGCTACCGGCATCTGCCACGTCTGCTGACACGAATTAGTGCTGCGCTGAAGGATGTCGAGATCGTTCTGGAGGAGATGGTGACGGTGCAGCAGATCGAAGCGCTCAAGTCCGGTCAGATCGATCTCGGACTGGGAAGGCAACCGCCGAACCACCAGCAGACCGATGGCGTCTGCATCGCGCAGGAGCCGCTGCGCCTTGCTGTCCCAAGTGGACACAGGCTTGCCCGTAAACAAAATATCCGCCTTGAAGAGATTCAATCGGAGCCGATGATTACCTTTTCACCCAAAGACGGGTTCTACTTCTACGCGCTGATCGATAGTCTCTTTCGTCGCGGCAACCTGTCGCCAACCTACGTGCAGCACGTCAGCCAGATCCACTCGATCCTCGCGCTGGTCAGCGCAGGATTGGGAGTGGCCCTGGTTCCAGAGACCGCAGAAGCGCTTCACTTCGAGAACGTTCGGTTCAGAAAGCTGAACGTTCCCGAAGTTCATGCCGATCTTTACCTGATCTGGCGGAGAAACAGCGGCAATCCCGCCGTGCGGGCCTTCGTCGATGTGATTCGGAAGCGTTCTCTGTGA
- the kdgD gene encoding 5-dehydro-4-deoxyglucarate dehydratase has protein sequence MARMNPQELAKAVGGGLLSFPVTHFNKQNAFDEKPYRGHIEWLLEYKPAGLFAAGGTGEFFSLSQPEFSQVVSAAAQQTAGRVPVLAGCGYGTAMAIEFAKAAEAAGADGILLLPPYLVGAEQSGLAAHAEAVCRATSLGVILYNRDNFVINEDTLESLCNRCPNLIGFKDGYGDIELMTRIYARMGDRLTYVGGLPTAETFALPYLEMGVTTYSSAIFNFLPNFANSFYAAVRKRDHEAIYKGLKEFVLPYSRIRNRRKGYAVSIVKAGMKVIGRPAGSVRSPLLDLDAKELEELSALIKGRS, from the coding sequence ATGGCGCGCATGAATCCCCAGGAATTGGCGAAGGCTGTTGGCGGCGGCCTGCTCTCATTCCCCGTCACGCACTTCAACAAGCAGAATGCTTTTGACGAAAAACCCTACCGCGGACACATTGAATGGCTTTTGGAGTACAAACCCGCGGGGTTGTTTGCCGCTGGAGGCACGGGAGAGTTCTTCTCGCTCAGCCAGCCGGAGTTTTCGCAGGTCGTCTCGGCCGCGGCGCAGCAGACGGCAGGCAGAGTGCCGGTGCTGGCGGGTTGCGGCTATGGAACAGCGATGGCGATCGAGTTTGCAAAGGCCGCTGAGGCCGCCGGAGCCGACGGTATTCTGCTGCTTCCGCCTTATCTGGTTGGCGCAGAGCAGAGCGGCCTGGCCGCTCATGCGGAAGCCGTATGCAGGGCGACCAGTCTCGGAGTCATCCTCTACAACCGCGACAACTTCGTCATCAACGAGGACACGCTGGAATCGCTCTGCAATCGTTGCCCAAACCTAATCGGATTCAAAGATGGTTATGGCGACATCGAGTTGATGACTCGGATCTATGCACGGATGGGAGACCGTCTTACCTATGTCGGAGGTCTGCCCACCGCTGAGACATTCGCACTTCCCTATCTTGAGATGGGCGTCACTACGTACTCTTCGGCAATCTTCAATTTTCTGCCGAACTTCGCAAACAGCTTCTACGCGGCGGTGCGGAAACGCGATCATGAGGCGATCTACAAGGGCCTCAAAGAGTTCGTTCTGCCTTATAGCCGCATCCGCAACCGCCGCAAGGGATATGCTGTTTCCATCGTCAAGGCAGGTATGAAGGTCATTGGGCGTCCGGCTGGTTCTGTACGGTCGCCGCTGCTCGACCTCGATGCGAAAGAGTTGGAAGAGCTGTCTGCATTGATCAAAGGGCGCTCGTAG
- a CDS encoding tyrosine-type recombinase/integrase: MASRFTGLVPGALEEAEIEAYTWHCNRHTFASRLVMAGVDLRTVAEILGRRTLQMVMRYSHLAPEHQASAVDRLVKARKQRDTKSDTGDSAAKAMKRRKIANS, encoded by the coding sequence ATCGCTTCAAGGTTCACAGGGCTGGTTCCCGGCGCGCTCGAAGAGGCGGAGATTGAGGCGTATACGTGGCATTGCAACCGCCATACCTTTGCCAGTAGACTAGTCATGGCTGGAGTAGATCTGCGCACGGTCGCAGAGATACTCGGGCGCAGGACACTCCAGATGGTCATGCGGTATTCCCATCTCGCTCCGGAACACCAGGCCTCGGCTGTCGATCGACTGGTGAAGGCGAGAAAACAAAGGGACACCAAATCGGACACCGGAGATTCTGCGGCAAAAGCGATGAAACGCAGAAAGATCGCGAATAGCTGA
- a CDS encoding tyrosine-type recombinase/integrase — protein sequence MRLRATIGRRFKEFLPHFLLSIHTGMRMSEQYGLRWSQIDFERRQIRLPKTKNREPCL from the coding sequence ATGCGCCTTCGTGCAACCATCGGGCGCCGGTTCAAAGAGTTCTTGCCTCACTTTCTTCTCTCCATCCATACCGGGATGCGGATGAGTGAGCAGTATGGTCTGCGATGGAGCCAGATCGACTTCGAGCGTCGGCAGATTCGTCTTCCCAAAACCAAGAACCGCGAACCATGCCTCTAA
- a CDS encoding sulfatase, protein METGQKHLDRRQFLQAGAACALGAVSLQVADALPSGDKKPNIIFLYTEGQRWDCTSIAGHPLLKTPNMDRIGHEGVRFENAFCTNALCAPARATAMTGMWSRSTGALDNKGAHVPLPRDIPVFTDYLRDAGYETAIVGKVHIRNGLKERYWDYYLGVNSPATNYYKPVMAEGRNGKIGEPQVWDEGYCDDFVTDRVLDWLRQPRDKPFALLLWYQTPHAPYFRARRHLDLYNGVPIPKPVTFDDDKKGYPGKPTPFRVADNKIGTTDTSDAVRSIEELCKDYYAGLVAIDENVGRIFQHLEEKKIMEDTAIIHSSDHGYLLGEWRLFDKRLMHEPSIRVPMMIRYPKRIKPGIVKKEMVLDVDIAPTVMDLVGLPIPKQFQGKSMLELVDKHNPKWRKDWLYDYYEFPGNENVAPHRGVRTDTHKFIHWYTQSPEEFELYDLANDPNEIRNLYGDPRHAAVQEALKKRLMQLLEEIPAGPA, encoded by the coding sequence ATGGAGACTGGACAAAAACATCTGGATCGACGTCAATTCCTGCAGGCAGGAGCAGCTTGCGCCTTGGGAGCAGTTAGCTTGCAGGTAGCGGACGCTTTACCTTCAGGCGATAAGAAACCGAACATCATCTTTCTCTACACCGAGGGACAGCGCTGGGATTGCACAAGCATCGCAGGCCACCCTCTGCTCAAGACTCCCAATATGGACCGCATTGGCCATGAAGGTGTGCGGTTCGAAAATGCTTTTTGCACGAATGCGCTCTGCGCACCAGCCAGGGCGACGGCAATGACCGGCATGTGGTCACGATCTACCGGTGCGCTTGATAACAAAGGTGCCCACGTCCCGTTACCCAGGGATATCCCAGTTTTTACAGATTATTTGCGCGATGCTGGTTATGAAACAGCAATCGTCGGCAAGGTTCACATCCGAAATGGCCTCAAAGAACGCTATTGGGACTACTACCTTGGCGTTAATTCGCCTGCGACCAATTACTACAAGCCAGTGATGGCTGAAGGGCGCAATGGCAAGATTGGTGAGCCACAGGTTTGGGACGAGGGCTACTGCGACGACTTTGTCACTGACCGTGTGCTCGATTGGCTAAGACAGCCGCGCGATAAGCCATTTGCACTACTCCTCTGGTATCAGACACCTCATGCTCCATACTTCCGTGCTCGACGGCATCTGGATTTGTACAATGGTGTTCCCATCCCCAAACCAGTAACCTTCGATGATGACAAAAAGGGATACCCAGGAAAGCCCACGCCCTTCCGGGTCGCCGACAACAAGATCGGAACAACAGATACCTCTGATGCAGTGCGATCTATCGAAGAACTCTGCAAAGATTACTATGCTGGTCTCGTCGCAATTGACGAAAATGTTGGGCGGATCTTCCAGCATCTCGAAGAGAAGAAAATCATGGAAGACACAGCCATCATTCACAGCTCTGATCACGGTTACTTGCTAGGGGAGTGGCGCTTGTTCGATAAGCGTCTAATGCACGAGCCCTCAATTCGTGTTCCTATGATGATTCGTTACCCAAAGCGCATCAAGCCCGGCATCGTGAAAAAGGAGATGGTGCTGGATGTGGATATTGCCCCCACGGTGATGGATCTGGTTGGGCTGCCAATACCCAAGCAATTCCAGGGTAAATCGATGCTCGAACTCGTCGATAAACATAATCCTAAGTGGCGCAAGGACTGGCTTTACGACTACTACGAGTTTCCTGGAAACGAAAATGTCGCGCCACATCGAGGGGTGCGTACAGACACGCATAAATTCATCCATTGGTATACACAATCGCCCGAAGAATTCGAACTTTATGATCTGGCGAACGATCCCAATGAAATTCGCAACCTCTACGGCGATCCTAGACATGCTGCCGTGCAAGAAGCATTGAAGAAAAGATTGATGCAGTTGCTGGAAGAGATACCAGCCGGTCCTGCATAG